A section of the Tachysurus fulvidraco isolate hzauxx_2018 chromosome 7, HZAU_PFXX_2.0, whole genome shotgun sequence genome encodes:
- the LOC113643918 gene encoding macrophage mannose receptor 1-like, with amino-acid sequence MKLNLFLLLGLTGLVSSAVSVLRTFPHHYDLIMTGATWPVAQNYCRVTYNDLATVVSDTDWLRPKKETANKRLSTNAWVGLYNDVNSWRWSLNDLPLKNVTYTCWNPGEPNNGDGNEACAVCSSNGWWDAPCTGLRPFICYNANFSGAARFIGITTPLSWPQAQAYCREHHTDLASALNSSDQNMLWQVWNIQGVSWFGLYRDTWKWSDGTIASNLPWAPGYPNNYYGNSNCAVVNNGLLYDLPCNYVYCFFCHSIYTMWSQTVRLQVKSDGSVLDPAVQSSILEQMKQKLNEHGMLENTTVTWRVQPDGNIFKKEKDDL; translated from the exons ATGAAGCTGAACCTTTTCCTTCTCCTGGGTCTCActg GACTGGTCTCATCTGCTGTATCTGTCCTGCGAACCTTCCCTCACCATTATGACCTGATAATGACAGGGGCGACATGGCCTGTTGCACAGAATTACTGCAGGGTGACTTACAATGATCTGGCAACAGTCGTAAGTGATACTGATTGGCTAAGaccaaagaaagaaacagcaaaCAAACGTCTGTCAACAAATGCCTGGGTCGGATTATACAATGATGTCAATAGCTGGCGCTGGTCCTTAAACGACCTCCCACTGAAGAATGTCACTTATACCTGCTGGAACCCTGGAGAGCCTAATAATGGCGATGGAAACGAAGCATGTGCTGTATGTTCCTCTAATGGATGGTGGGATGCACCATGTACAGGACTAAGACCCTTCATCTGCTATAATG CTAATTTCAGTGGTGCTGCCCGGTTTATTGGCATCACTACACCTCTGTCCTGGCCTCAAGCTCAGGCTTACTGTagagaacatcacacagattTGGCCAGCGCTCTTAACAGTTCAGACCAAAACATGTTATGGCAGGTGTGGAACAtccagggtgtttcctggtttggGCTCTACAGAGACACATGGAAGTGGTCTGATGGAACCATCGCTTCAAACCTACCATGGGCTCCTGGATACCCTAATAATTATTATGGCAATTCGAACTGTGCAGTGGTTAATAACGGACTGTTATATGATTTGCCCTGCAACTACGTGTActgttttttctgtcattcca TTTACACTATGTGGAGTCAGACAGTGAGACTGCAGGTGAAGTCTGATGGCAGTGTGCTTGATCCTGCTGTTCAGTCGTCCATTTTAGAGCAG ATGAAGCAGAAACTGAATGAACATGGCATGTTGgagaacaccacagtgacctggAGGGTGCAGCCAGATGGAAACATcttcaagaaagaaaaagatgatcTGTAA